A genomic window from Bacillus rossius redtenbacheri isolate Brsri chromosome 7, Brsri_v3, whole genome shotgun sequence includes:
- the LOC134534082 gene encoding uncharacterized protein LOC134534082 — MHTLYEDKYQNTKASYKYYLKYYNENFRYRFGRPQIDVCSTCEELTTKLKSPHVAEILKRAAESELVVHKRRNQTFYKSLKQTEQLCKENPHVAGIVFDLMQNLPLPHIPVQEIFYLRQLWVNCFCVHDLKSHHSCLYVYHESVAKKGANEVCSFLLDYITHCVSKDVTDLYLYSDGCVGQYKNHSMIRMCLGLVQNKMLQNIVHCYPVRGHSFLPCDRDFGLFKKNIKKCDRIYTPKEYVSLLVHSKSNVKVKMVETEDILDFNTWWPRFFKKNCVAIECVGRDTPHDCKVNFAPSSFKEFRYSAAKPGVVEACPFIGGLVTYTFPLAQPSINNHFSMIIPKAYPAGKVPINRLKLQDIQKVVKYVVGDTETLAFYEYNHFC; from the coding sequence ATGCACACCCTTTACGAAGATAAATACCAAAACACAAAGGCGTCTTACAAATATTACCTAAAATATTATAATGAGAATTTTCGGTATCGCTTTGGAAGACCACAAATCGATGTGTGCAGCACGTGCGAAGAACTGACAACAAAACTGAAAAGTCCTCATGTTGCGGAAATTTTAAAACGTGCCGCTGAATCAGAGTTAGTTGTTCATAAACGCagaaaccaaacattttacaaGTCTTTAAAACAAACTGAACAGCTATGCAAGGAAAATCCCCATGTGGCAGGAATAGTTTTTGACTTAATGCAGAATCTACCCTTACCCCACATACCAGTCCAAGAAATATTTTACCTGCGTCAGTTATGGGTAAACTGCTTTTGTGTACACGATTTAAAATCCCACCATTCGTGTTTGTATGTATATCACGAGAGTGTGGCCAAGAAAGGTGCCAATGAAGTATGTTCATTTTTATTGGACTACATAACTCACTGTGTGTCTAAAGATGTAACAGACCTATACTTGTATTCTGATGGCTGTGTTGGCCAATACAAAAATCATTCAATGATCCGCATGTGCTTAGGACTGgtgcaaaataaaatgttacaaaatattgTACATTGTTATCCTGTAAGAGGACATTCATTCCTTCCCTGTGATAGGGATTTTGGGTTATTCAAAAAGAACATTAAGAAATGTGATAGAATCTACACTCCAAAAGAATATGTTAGTCTGTTAGTACACAGTAAGTCAAACGTCAAAGTAAAGATGGTGGAGACTGAAGACATTTTGGACTTCAATACATGGTGGCCTCGTTTCTTCAAGAAAAACTGTGTGGCTATAGAATGTGTGGGAAGAGATACTCCTCATGATTGTAAAGTGAATTTTGCTCCTTCCTCTTTCAAGGAGTTCAGATATTCAGCAGCAAAGCCAGGAGTAGTTGAGGCATGTCCTTTTATTGGTGGGCTTGTTACATACACCTTTCCTTTGGCTCAGCCCAGCATTAATAATCATTTCTCCATGATTATTCCAAAAGCATACCCTGCAGGAAAGGTGCCCATTAATCGTCTAAAGTTGCAGGACATCCAGAAAGTTGTAAAATACGTCGTGGGTGACACGGAAACGCTAGCATTTTAtgaatataaccatttctgttaa